A single window of Paenibacillus sp. FSL H8-0537 DNA harbors:
- a CDS encoding proline dehydrogenase family protein, with the protein MAVMRDMLLYLSKNRIANRMALRFGLRLGAERFVAGETLAAAMNKVAALNESGLLVTLDHLGEFTRSEPEAKEAAEEVVRGLQAIASAGASANVSVKLTQLGLDISYPLCLSHMRMIVSEAKRLNSFVRIDMEDYARNEPSIQMYEQLRAEFGHHIGIALQAYLFKTEADMERLRVLKPNYRLVKGAYKEPPEVAFPDKADVDRHFIHIIKKQLDNGHYAAVATHDDAIIGWVKGYVKEQAIKVERFEFQMLYGIRTALQQQLAEEGYKVRTYVPYGTDWYGYFMRRLAERPENVSFVLKSMFKR; encoded by the coding sequence ATGGCGGTCATGCGTGATATGCTGCTCTATTTGTCCAAAAACCGTATAGCTAATCGGATGGCGTTGCGCTTTGGGCTTCGCCTTGGGGCGGAACGTTTTGTAGCGGGTGAGACGCTTGCAGCTGCAATGAACAAGGTAGCGGCGCTTAACGAAAGCGGACTTCTCGTTACGCTCGATCATTTGGGCGAATTTACCCGAAGCGAGCCGGAGGCGAAGGAAGCCGCCGAGGAGGTTGTGAGAGGGCTGCAAGCCATTGCCAGCGCGGGTGCTTCCGCCAACGTATCGGTGAAGCTGACGCAGCTGGGGCTGGATATTTCCTATCCGCTATGCCTCAGCCATATGCGAATGATCGTGTCGGAGGCGAAGCGCTTGAACAGCTTTGTGCGCATCGATATGGAGGATTATGCCCGCAATGAGCCGTCGATCCAAATGTATGAGCAGCTGCGCGCTGAGTTCGGCCATCATATCGGCATTGCCTTGCAGGCTTATTTATTCAAAACCGAAGCGGACATGGAGCGGCTGCGCGTGCTGAAGCCAAACTACCGCTTGGTAAAAGGAGCCTACAAGGAGCCGCCGGAGGTCGCCTTCCCTGACAAAGCGGATGTGGATCGCCATTTTATCCATATCATTAAAAAGCAGCTGGACAACGGACATTATGCCGCTGTTGCAACCCATGATGATGCGATTATTGGATGGGTGAAGGGCTACGTCAAGGAGCAGGCGATCAAGGTGGAGCGATTTGAATTTCAAATGCTGTATGGCATTCGCACGGCACTCCAGCAGCAGCTCGCGGAGGAGGGCTACAAGGTGCGTACCTATGTGCCGTACGGAACAGATTGGTACGGCTATTTTATGCGGCGGCTGGCCGAACGGCCGGAAAATGTCTCTTTTGTGCTCAAATCCATGTTCAAACGATAA
- a CDS encoding ornithine--oxo-acid transaminase: MKEKANTIEQTERLGAHNYHPLPIVITKAEGVWVEDPHGKRYMDMLSGYSALNQGHRHPRIIEALKKQADLVTLTSRAFYNEPLGELLALLTELTGKNMLLPMNTGVEAVETAVKAARRYGYRVKGIPAGQADIIVCAGNFHGRTLTVTSFSSEPSYREDFGPFTPGFTLIPYGDIAALEAAISPNTAAFLVEPIQGEAGIVIPPDGYLRQAAALCKQHQVLLMADEIQTGFGRTGKRFACDWEEVTPDVYILGKALGGGVLPVSAVAADSSVLGVFEPGSHGSTFGGNPLASAVAVASLRVTEDERLADRSLTLGEELLSKLSLIKHPDIVEVRGRGLFIAIELRGAARPYCEKLKEAGLLCKETHEKVIRLAPPLIISEDELAWAAERIAGVFQAL; encoded by the coding sequence ATGAAGGAGAAGGCCAATACGATTGAGCAGACCGAGCGGCTTGGCGCGCATAATTATCACCCGCTGCCGATTGTAATCACCAAGGCGGAGGGCGTGTGGGTCGAGGACCCGCATGGAAAGCGTTACATGGATATGCTTAGCGGGTATTCGGCACTTAATCAAGGGCATCGGCATCCGCGCATTATTGAAGCTTTGAAGAAGCAAGCAGATCTGGTCACGCTGACGTCGCGAGCTTTTTATAATGAGCCGCTTGGGGAATTGCTTGCGCTGCTGACGGAATTGACGGGCAAAAATATGCTGCTTCCGATGAATACAGGAGTAGAAGCGGTAGAGACGGCGGTGAAGGCAGCCCGCAGATACGGCTACCGGGTAAAAGGCATTCCGGCGGGCCAAGCGGATATTATTGTGTGCGCCGGCAATTTTCACGGTCGGACGCTGACCGTTACGTCTTTCTCCTCCGAGCCCTCGTATCGGGAAGATTTTGGCCCGTTTACGCCGGGCTTCACCCTCATTCCCTATGGAGATATTGCGGCACTGGAAGCGGCGATATCTCCGAATACGGCCGCCTTTCTCGTCGAGCCGATTCAAGGGGAGGCGGGCATCGTCATCCCGCCAGACGGATATTTGCGTCAGGCTGCCGCTTTGTGCAAGCAGCATCAGGTGCTGCTGATGGCCGATGAGATACAGACAGGCTTTGGCCGCACGGGCAAGCGCTTCGCCTGTGATTGGGAAGAGGTCACGCCAGATGTTTACATTTTGGGCAAAGCGCTTGGCGGCGGCGTGCTGCCTGTGTCAGCGGTGGCGGCGGACAGCAGCGTCCTGGGAGTGTTTGAGCCGGGCTCGCATGGCTCGACGTTTGGCGGCAATCCGCTGGCGAGCGCCGTAGCTGTCGCATCGCTCCGTGTAACCGAGGACGAGCGCCTAGCGGACAGATCGCTAACGCTGGGCGAGGAGCTGCTCAGCAAGCTGAGCTTGATCAAGCATCCAGATATCGTGGAGGTGCGCGGCAGGGGGCTGTTTATTGCGATCGAGCTGAGAGGAGCGGCGCGTCCATACTGTGAGAAGCTCAAGGAAGCGGGCTTGCTATGCAAGGAGACGCATGAAAAAGTAATTCGGCTCGCGCCGCCGCTTATCATTTCTGAAGACGAGCTTGCATGGGCGGCCGAGCGAATTGCTGGTGTTTTTCAAGCTCTATAA
- a CDS encoding VOC family protein — protein sequence MSQEIWINLPVKDVERSTAFFNEIGFHAASVGTERAKLAIGQTTILLFPDAVFEKFTGSKKADTSHSAEVIFSISAASREEVDAFIQKVELAGGSIFSKPSENDGWMYGAAFADLDGHRWNLLYMDESKMPKS from the coding sequence ATGTCACAGGAGATTTGGATTAACCTGCCGGTCAAAGATGTTGAGAGGTCAACTGCCTTTTTCAATGAGATTGGATTCCATGCGGCGAGCGTTGGTACCGAGAGAGCCAAGCTTGCCATAGGCCAAACAACGATTTTGCTATTCCCGGATGCGGTGTTTGAGAAATTTACAGGTTCAAAAAAAGCAGATACTTCCCATAGCGCAGAAGTCATATTTTCTATTAGTGCTGCAAGCAGAGAAGAAGTGGATGCTTTTATTCAAAAAGTGGAGCTTGCTGGAGGAAGCATCTTTAGCAAGCCGAGTGAAAATGACGGCTGGATGTACGGCGCAGCCTTTGCCGACCTGGACGGTCACCGCTGGAACCTGCTGTATATGGATGAGAGCAAAATGCCGAAAAGCTAA
- the pruA gene encoding L-glutamate gamma-semialdehyde dehydrogenase, whose protein sequence is MISYVPEPFTDFAIEANSKALAAAISQVQQQLDHVYPLIIGGSRVMTEEMHSSINPSSTSEVVGRVSKANAKQAEQAIASAYETFRSWSKVPVAHRARLLFKSAAILRRRKQEFNAWLMIEAGKTRGEADADTAEAIDFLEYYARQMLEMSETAARKLVVRRGEDNDLQYIPLGVGVVIPPWNFPLAIMAGMTTAAVVAGNTVVLKPASTTPVIAYKFVEVLQQAGMPPGVVQFLPGSGAEIGDLLVTHPLTRFISFTGSREVGLRIFELSAKTSPGQIWLKRFVGELGGKDAIVVDSEADLEAAAQAIVASAFSFSGQKCSACSRAIVHEDVYDEVLERCTELTKALTVGNTVDFSNYTGPVIDLNAYRKIFEYIETGSKEGRLVTGGKKAEGDGYFIQPTIIADLKPDAALMQEEVFGPVLGFCKASSYEEALAIANHTEYGLTGAVFSTNRAKLELAREQFHVGNLYFNRKCTGAIVGVHPFGGFNMSGTDSKAGGPDYLLQFTQLKLISEQL, encoded by the coding sequence ATGATTAGTTATGTACCGGAGCCATTTACCGATTTTGCGATTGAGGCGAACAGCAAGGCGCTTGCAGCAGCAATTAGTCAAGTACAGCAGCAGTTGGATCATGTTTACCCGCTTATTATTGGCGGTAGCAGGGTCATGACAGAGGAAATGCACAGCTCCATTAATCCTTCCAGCACGAGCGAGGTCGTAGGGCGGGTATCAAAGGCGAATGCAAAGCAAGCAGAGCAGGCGATAGCGAGCGCTTATGAAACGTTTAGGTCGTGGTCCAAGGTGCCTGTGGCGCATCGGGCGAGATTGCTGTTTAAATCAGCCGCAATTTTGCGCCGCCGCAAGCAAGAGTTTAACGCATGGCTCATGATTGAGGCGGGCAAAACGCGGGGCGAAGCAGACGCCGATACGGCGGAAGCGATCGATTTTCTCGAATATTATGCCCGGCAAATGCTGGAGATGAGTGAAACGGCAGCGAGGAAGCTGGTCGTTCGGCGCGGCGAAGATAACGATCTGCAATATATTCCGCTTGGCGTCGGTGTCGTCATTCCGCCGTGGAACTTTCCGCTGGCGATTATGGCGGGCATGACGACCGCAGCGGTAGTAGCGGGTAACACTGTTGTGCTTAAACCTGCGAGCACGACGCCTGTCATCGCCTATAAGTTCGTCGAAGTGCTGCAGCAGGCGGGGATGCCGCCGGGTGTCGTCCAGTTTTTGCCGGGTAGCGGGGCGGAAATTGGCGATTTGCTCGTGACACATCCGCTAACGCGCTTCATTTCCTTCACGGGTTCGCGAGAAGTCGGACTTAGAATATTCGAGCTGTCAGCCAAAACATCGCCAGGCCAAATTTGGCTTAAACGCTTTGTCGGCGAGCTGGGCGGCAAAGATGCCATCGTCGTCGATAGCGAAGCAGATCTGGAGGCAGCGGCACAAGCGATTGTCGCTTCGGCATTCAGCTTTTCCGGGCAAAAATGCTCGGCCTGCTCCCGGGCCATCGTCCATGAGGATGTGTATGACGAGGTATTGGAACGCTGCACGGAGCTGACGAAGGCGCTGACAGTCGGCAATACAGTAGACTTTAGCAACTATACGGGGCCGGTCATTGATTTGAACGCTTACCGCAAAATTTTCGAATATATCGAAACGGGCAGCAAGGAAGGGCGGCTTGTGACCGGAGGGAAAAAGGCAGAAGGCGACGGCTATTTCATCCAGCCAACGATTATTGCTGATCTCAAACCCGATGCCGCCTTGATGCAGGAGGAGGTTTTTGGCCCTGTGCTCGGCTTCTGCAAGGCTTCCTCCTATGAGGAGGCGCTTGCCATTGCCAATCATACGGAATACGGACTTACAGGAGCTGTATTTTCGACGAACCGCGCAAAGCTGGAGCTGGCGCGCGAGCAGTTCCATGTCGGCAATCTTTATTTTAATCGAAAATGTACAGGAGCCATCGTAGGTGTCCATCCTTTCGGCGGCTTTAATATGTCGGGAACGGATTCCAAAGCCGGTGGCCCGGATTATTTGCTGCAATTTACACAGCTTAAGCTGATTTCGGAGCAGCTGTAA
- a CDS encoding IclR family transcriptional regulator — MVQSIDRAMQIIQLLMSDHSRTGWAISDISERVDLPLSTTHRLISTLVKHELIVQLPETKRYRLGPKWMEVGLQQLEQLDLRTAARPIMERLADELKEAVFLSIPYGMFSIVVDKVDSKVKLRVVESLGERIAMHIGATNKVMLANMKLAEAEAILIRLMDDPEKRKQLLLTLPGIKKAGYAVSYGELTEGTAAIAAPIIGFGRKVVGALGVGVTASQLTEERLDFLSKQVIQAAHEITTTIGG, encoded by the coding sequence TTGGTTCAATCTATTGATCGCGCGATGCAAATTATTCAGCTTCTCATGTCTGATCACAGCCGCACTGGGTGGGCGATATCTGATATTTCGGAACGGGTGGACTTGCCGCTAAGTACGACGCACAGACTAATTAGTACGCTGGTGAAGCATGAGCTGATTGTCCAGCTTCCCGAGACGAAGCGCTATCGGCTGGGGCCTAAGTGGATGGAGGTGGGCTTGCAGCAGCTGGAGCAGCTTGATTTGCGCACGGCCGCACGGCCGATCATGGAACGTCTGGCGGATGAATTGAAAGAAGCGGTTTTCCTAAGCATCCCCTATGGCATGTTTTCAATAGTGGTCGATAAAGTAGACAGTAAGGTGAAGCTCCGGGTTGTAGAAAGCTTGGGAGAGCGGATTGCGATGCATATCGGCGCAACGAACAAAGTGATGTTGGCCAATATGAAGCTGGCTGAGGCGGAAGCGATCTTGATTCGGCTGATGGATGACCCAGAGAAGCGCAAGCAGCTGCTATTGACTTTGCCCGGTATTAAGAAGGCGGGATATGCGGTCAGCTACGGCGAGCTTACGGAAGGCACGGCGGCGATTGCTGCCCCGATTATCGGCTTTGGGCGAAAGGTAGTAGGAGCACTTGGGGTTGGCGTCACGGCATCCCAGCTGACAGAGGAGCGTCTGGATTTTCTCAGCAAGCAGGTTATACAGGCTGCTCATGAAATTACGACAACGATTGGCGGTTAA
- the rocF gene encoding arginase, with protein MLPVSQTDISIIGVPIDLGADRRGVDMGPSAIRCAGIEQKLEQLGYIVHDLGDLAVRRPASRPEPGEKLKYVDELVRVNSKLADKTAEELGKGRFPLVLGGDHSIAIGTIKGVQRHVPRLGVLWFDAHCDANTADTTPSGNIHGMSLAVSLGYGSRRLLGVGGGRRDPIRPEDVVIIGARSIDPGEKALLRELGVRVYTMQDIDRRGMDQVMEEALGRLAAADGVHLSFDLDGLDPNDAPGVGTPVIGGVSYRESHLAMEMLAESKRLVSAEFVEVNPVLDNRNRTAHTAVELIGSVFGEQIM; from the coding sequence ATGCTGCCTGTTAGCCAAACGGATATTTCAATTATCGGCGTCCCGATTGATCTGGGTGCAGACCGCCGCGGCGTCGATATGGGCCCAAGTGCGATTCGCTGTGCGGGTATTGAACAGAAGCTGGAGCAGCTCGGCTATATCGTGCATGATTTGGGCGATCTGGCTGTGCGCCGCCCAGCATCCCGTCCTGAGCCGGGCGAGAAGCTGAAATACGTAGATGAGCTCGTAAGGGTCAATAGCAAGCTGGCGGATAAAACAGCGGAGGAGCTGGGGAAAGGGCGTTTTCCGCTTGTTTTGGGCGGCGACCACAGCATTGCCATTGGCACGATAAAAGGGGTGCAGCGCCATGTCCCGCGCCTGGGCGTATTATGGTTCGACGCCCACTGTGATGCCAATACAGCGGATACAACGCCGTCGGGCAATATTCACGGGATGTCGCTGGCGGTTAGTTTAGGCTATGGCAGCCGTCGCTTGCTTGGAGTAGGAGGCGGCAGACGCGATCCGATCCGGCCGGAGGATGTCGTCATTATCGGAGCGCGCTCGATTGATCCGGGTGAGAAGGCTTTGCTGCGCGAGCTTGGCGTTCGTGTCTATACGATGCAGGATATTGATCGGCGAGGCATGGACCAGGTGATGGAGGAAGCGCTTGGCCGACTTGCGGCGGCAGACGGCGTTCATTTGAGCTTTGATTTGGACGGCCTTGATCCAAACGATGCCCCTGGTGTCGGAACGCCTGTAATCGGCGGGGTGAGTTATCGGGAAAGCCATCTCGCGATGGAGATGCTGGCCGAATCCAAACGGCTAGTATCCGCGGAGTTTGTTGAGGTGAATCCGGTGCTAGATAATCGCAACAGAACGGCCCATACAGCCGTTGAGCTGATCGGTTCTGTTTTCGGCGAGCAGATTATGTAG
- a CDS encoding MazG-like family protein, with amino-acid sequence MQLSEMQKHVKEFSTAHGFDESTLEQRALYLVTEVGETVKELLHLSYHPDHEKKEEIKDRLGLEMYDIVWNICDLANKLDIDLEQAFAKKMEINKTRTW; translated from the coding sequence ATGCAATTATCAGAAATGCAAAAGCATGTGAAGGAATTCAGCACTGCTCACGGGTTTGACGAGTCAACGCTCGAGCAAAGGGCGCTTTATCTAGTTACGGAGGTTGGGGAGACGGTGAAGGAGCTGCTGCATCTTTCGTACCACCCCGACCATGAGAAAAAGGAAGAAATCAAAGATCGTCTAGGCCTGGAAATGTACGATATCGTGTGGAATATTTGCGACCTTGCCAATAAGCTGGATATTGACTTGGAGCAGGCTTTTGCGAAAAAGATGGAAATCAACAAAACCCGTACTTGGTAA
- a CDS encoding MOSC domain-containing protein, which translates to MVAGSIKSINIGMPQQVPYLKKEILTGIHKQPVQEAIKLTAVCFEGDGQADLVHHGGEDKAVCVYPFEHYAYWETQGLRMGFGAFGENLTTQGIVEENIHIGDTFQLGTAIVQVSQPRQSCFKLSVKYGLPELPLQVQQTGYTGFYFRVLQEGVVAPSDSLICMSKHPAALSISYANQIMHVEKTNREAMERLLAAPELSSSWRATFVKRLAGLETDTAERLTGRAANKEAE; encoded by the coding sequence GTGGTGGCGGGTTCAATTAAATCGATCAACATTGGGATGCCGCAGCAGGTACCCTATTTGAAGAAAGAGATTCTAACAGGCATTCATAAGCAACCTGTGCAGGAGGCAATCAAGCTGACAGCTGTCTGCTTCGAAGGGGACGGTCAGGCGGACCTGGTCCATCATGGCGGGGAAGATAAGGCGGTGTGCGTATATCCTTTTGAGCATTATGCTTATTGGGAGACGCAGGGGCTGAGGATGGGCTTCGGCGCCTTTGGCGAAAATCTCACGACTCAGGGCATCGTTGAGGAGAATATTCATATTGGCGATACGTTCCAGCTTGGGACGGCAATTGTGCAGGTAAGCCAGCCACGCCAGTCCTGCTTCAAGCTGTCGGTCAAATACGGCTTGCCAGAGCTTCCGCTGCAGGTGCAGCAGACCGGCTATACCGGATTTTATTTTCGCGTGCTGCAGGAAGGTGTCGTTGCGCCTTCGGACTCGCTGATTTGCATGAGCAAGCATCCGGCAGCGTTGTCGATTTCTTACGCCAATCAAATTATGCATGTGGAAAAAACGAATCGGGAGGCCATGGAGCGGCTGCTTGCGGCGCCGGAGTTGTCCAGCAGTTGGAGAGCGACTTTCGTGAAACGTTTGGCCGGACTAGAGACGGATACAGCGGAGCGACTGACGGGCCGAGCAGCGAATAAGGAAGCTGAATAA
- a CDS encoding B12-binding domain-containing radical SAM protein, with product MKVVLSTLNAKFIHTSLALRCLKAYSGEQFDIDIAEYTIKDPVMNIVSDIYSRQPDVVGFSCYIWNIEETITVINMLRKVSPQVKIILGGPEVSYDTDHWMERIPEVDFIVVGEGEETFHHLLTEIEGAGKYHMVFGLAYRKQREGYIEALVNPGRPKLDLATLPSPHRFAEDVPHLASRVVYFETSRGCPFSCQFCLSSIEVGVRYFDKERTKADILYLIDAGAKLIKFVDRTFNIKRDYALEIFQFLIENHNGCVFQFEITADIMRPEVLDYLAEHAPPGVFRFEIGVQSTNDPTNEAVQRRQNWSKLVRTVTKVKESGKIDQHLDLIAGLPLENYDTFKGTFNDVFALGPEEMQLGFLKMLRGTGLRNDADKWGYIYMDRAPYEMLGNDLMPFGDIVRMKRVEDVLEKYWNAHRMDRTLMYLVEQVFPSPFDFFQDFGDYWEERGWQKIGHQLEDLFSRLWSFLNSYKHEQQAAGEAGPDMDVIMGLMKYDYFLNHKYKPRKTWWEFTMDKAVWGSHMRSLVERPEKVSESFAALGMSEKELHKHAVIERLPFDLEAYLADGSIQKNTHTLLVVLYAMEAGSSKPTPKPYMLKLHHDAVTA from the coding sequence ATGAAGGTAGTACTTTCCACATTAAACGCAAAATTTATTCACACATCGCTTGCGCTGCGCTGCCTGAAAGCCTACAGCGGCGAGCAATTCGATATCGATATTGCCGAATACACGATTAAAGATCCCGTGATGAACATTGTGTCGGATATTTACTCACGCCAGCCTGATGTAGTCGGCTTCTCCTGCTACATTTGGAACATTGAAGAGACAATCACGGTTATCAACATGCTGCGCAAGGTCAGCCCACAGGTGAAAATCATACTCGGCGGACCGGAAGTAAGCTACGACACCGATCATTGGATGGAGCGCATTCCCGAGGTTGATTTTATCGTCGTTGGTGAAGGCGAGGAGACATTCCATCATCTGCTGACCGAGATCGAGGGCGCGGGCAAGTACCATATGGTGTTTGGGCTCGCTTATCGCAAGCAGCGCGAGGGCTATATTGAGGCACTGGTTAATCCGGGTCGTCCGAAGCTGGATCTGGCCACGCTGCCGTCGCCGCATCGATTTGCCGAGGATGTGCCGCATTTAGCCAGCCGCGTCGTTTATTTTGAGACGAGCCGGGGCTGCCCGTTCAGCTGCCAGTTCTGCCTCTCCAGCATCGAGGTGGGCGTTCGTTATTTTGACAAGGAGCGGACGAAGGCGGATATTTTGTATTTGATTGATGCCGGAGCGAAGCTGATTAAATTCGTCGATCGCACGTTTAATATTAAGCGGGATTATGCGCTGGAGATTTTTCAATTTTTGATCGAAAATCATAATGGCTGCGTCTTCCAATTTGAAATTACGGCAGACATTATGCGCCCCGAGGTGCTCGACTATTTGGCTGAGCATGCGCCTCCAGGCGTGTTTCGCTTCGAAATTGGCGTGCAGTCAACGAACGACCCGACGAATGAGGCGGTTCAGCGCAGACAGAACTGGTCTAAGCTCGTGCGGACGGTGACGAAGGTGAAGGAATCGGGCAAAATCGACCAGCATCTCGACTTAATCGCTGGATTGCCGCTCGAAAACTACGATACGTTCAAAGGCACCTTCAACGATGTGTTTGCGCTCGGGCCTGAAGAAATGCAGCTTGGCTTTCTGAAAATGCTGCGCGGCACAGGTCTGCGCAACGACGCTGACAAATGGGGCTACATCTACATGGACCGTGCACCTTACGAAATGCTCGGCAATGACCTGATGCCGTTCGGCGACATTGTGCGCATGAAGCGAGTCGAGGACGTGCTGGAGAAATATTGGAATGCACACCGGATGGACCGCACGCTTATGTATTTGGTCGAGCAGGTTTTCCCGTCGCCGTTCGATTTCTTCCAGGACTTTGGCGACTATTGGGAGGAGCGGGGCTGGCAGAAAATCGGTCATCAGCTGGAGGATTTATTTTCCCGGCTGTGGTCGTTCCTGAACAGCTACAAGCATGAGCAGCAAGCGGCTGGCGAAGCTGGTCCGGATATGGACGTCATTATGGGGCTGATGAAATACGATTATTTCCTCAACCATAAATATAAGCCGCGCAAAACGTGGTGGGAGTTCACGATGGACAAAGCGGTATGGGGAAGCCATATGCGCAGTCTCGTCGAACGCCCGGAGAAGGTGTCTGAATCATTCGCGGCGCTTGGCATGTCGGAGAAGGAGCTGCATAAGCATGCCGTTATCGAACGGCTGCCATTTGATCTGGAGGCGTATTTGGCGGACGGCTCGATTCAGAAAAATACGCATACGCTGCTCGTCGTTCTGTATGCGATGGAGGCTGGCAGCAGCAAGCCAACGCCTAAGCCTTATATGTTGAAGCTGCATCATGATGCGGTAACCGCGTAA
- a CDS encoding DUF1801 domain-containing protein: protein MYELKTKETENSVIAFIEEVENMKKREDAYKLLDLFTETTGLPAKMWGPSIIGFGSYHYKYESGHAGEAPLVGFSPRKAKISLYFATGDTQREVLLQQLGKHTAGKACVYINKIADIDTEVLKALIHQSVQFLKETYPNS from the coding sequence ATGTATGAGCTGAAAACGAAGGAAACCGAAAACAGCGTCATCGCATTTATTGAAGAGGTCGAAAATATGAAGAAACGGGAAGACGCTTATAAGCTGCTCGACCTCTTTACAGAAACAACGGGGCTTCCCGCAAAAATGTGGGGGCCGAGCATTATCGGCTTCGGATCGTATCACTACAAATATGAATCGGGACATGCCGGGGAGGCACCTCTAGTTGGCTTTTCGCCAAGAAAAGCCAAGATCAGCCTGTATTTTGCCACAGGCGACACGCAGCGAGAGGTGCTGCTGCAGCAGCTCGGAAAGCATACAGCCGGCAAGGCATGCGTCTACATCAATAAGATCGCCGACATTGATACAGAAGTCTTAAAGGCGCTAATTCACCAGTCTGTCCAGTTTCTTAAGGAGACTTATCCAAATTCCTAA
- a CDS encoding MSMEG_1061 family FMN-dependent PPOX-type flavoprotein, protein MTNLLWQEDRVTSAEELKSMMTEPSEAVVKKTISIIDSHAAHYLAMSPLFFLATSNASGVGDVSPRGDEAGFVKVLNEKQIAFPDRPGNRRIDSLLNVIENPQIGMIFIIPGLEEVLRVNGRASLTRNVAFISSMEWKGKTSGLAVVVEVEECFIHCPRAFKQAGLWTHEQWPSKEQLPSVQDLFKAHLEINGFPINK, encoded by the coding sequence ATGACAAATTTATTATGGCAGGAAGATAGAGTGACGAGCGCGGAAGAGCTGAAAAGCATGATGACAGAGCCTTCTGAAGCCGTCGTGAAAAAAACGATTTCCATTATTGATTCGCATGCGGCCCATTATTTGGCGATGTCGCCGCTCTTTTTTCTGGCGACCTCGAATGCGTCTGGGGTAGGCGATGTTTCACCACGCGGAGATGAGGCTGGTTTTGTTAAGGTGCTGAATGAGAAGCAAATTGCATTTCCGGATCGTCCGGGCAATAGAAGAATTGACTCGTTGCTGAATGTGATTGAAAACCCGCAAATCGGAATGATTTTTATTATACCAGGGCTGGAGGAAGTGCTGCGTGTGAATGGGCGCGCGAGCCTTACCCGGAATGTTGCGTTTATCAGCAGCATGGAGTGGAAGGGCAAGACGAGCGGCCTTGCCGTTGTCGTTGAAGTCGAGGAATGCTTTATCCACTGCCCACGGGCGTTCAAGCAGGCCGGCTTATGGACGCATGAGCAGTGGCCTTCCAAGGAACAGCTGCCATCCGTTCAAGATTTGTTCAAGGCCCATCTGGAAATCAACGGCTTCCCGATTAATAAATAA